In Acidobacteriota bacterium, one DNA window encodes the following:
- a CDS encoding PAS domain-containing sensor histidine kinase: protein MAFDQRILWLGFLTGLPGAGVALGLLWLGDYTPKVQWTLTFLVVTSWAWITFALQERVIRPLQTISNLLAALREGDYSIRGRSDRRDDALGEVMLEINELSKTLQDQRLGTIEATAMLRTISAEIDVAIFAFDSERVLRLVNRAGERLLAQPLERLLGRNAADLGLMDCLEGEPAQTVQMAFPGGIGRYGVHRSTFREHGLPHHLLVFTDLSRQLREEERQAWQRLIRVIGHELNNSLTPIKSIAGSLENLLNRQPRPPDWEDDMQSGLSVIASRAESLSRFMAAYARLARLPQPRLAPLNVPSWIQRVVTLETRLSVTIVPGPMITIQADQDQLEQLLINILRNAVDASMETGGKVAVGWTKQAAYLEIWVEDTGPGLSNVNNLFVPFFTTKPGGTGIGLVLSRQIAEAHGGSLILENRVPGPGCLARLHLPL from the coding sequence ATGGCCTTCGATCAGCGGATATTGTGGTTGGGGTTTTTAACCGGGCTTCCTGGAGCCGGAGTTGCACTCGGATTGTTGTGGTTGGGTGACTATACGCCAAAAGTTCAATGGACACTAACCTTTCTGGTCGTTACCAGTTGGGCCTGGATTACATTTGCGCTGCAAGAACGTGTGATCCGACCACTGCAGACAATCTCCAATCTGCTGGCGGCACTGCGTGAAGGAGACTATTCAATTCGTGGTCGGAGCGACCGCCGGGATGATGCCCTCGGCGAGGTGATGCTTGAAATCAACGAATTGAGTAAGACATTGCAGGATCAGCGCTTAGGTACGATTGAAGCCACCGCGATGTTACGCACGATCTCGGCTGAAATTGATGTCGCTATTTTCGCCTTTGACTCGGAACGGGTTCTCCGACTGGTCAATCGAGCCGGAGAGCGGTTGCTTGCCCAACCCCTGGAGCGACTGCTTGGGCGAAATGCGGCTGATTTAGGGCTGATGGATTGCCTGGAAGGTGAGCCCGCCCAAACCGTTCAAATGGCTTTTCCTGGTGGAATTGGGCGGTATGGCGTTCATCGCAGTACCTTTCGCGAGCATGGCTTACCCCATCACCTGCTGGTATTTACCGACCTCAGCCGGCAACTCCGGGAAGAAGAGCGGCAAGCCTGGCAGCGGTTGATCCGTGTGATCGGCCACGAGTTAAACAATTCGCTTACACCAATCAAATCCATTGCCGGAAGCCTTGAAAATTTGCTCAACCGGCAACCCCGTCCCCCCGATTGGGAAGACGATATGCAAAGCGGCTTGTCGGTGATTGCCTCGCGGGCTGAATCCCTGAGCCGATTTATGGCCGCCTATGCCCGACTTGCCCGGTTGCCGCAGCCACGATTGGCCCCACTGAATGTGCCGTCCTGGATCCAGCGTGTCGTGACGCTTGAAACCCGACTTTCCGTCACGATTGTGCCGGGCCCAATGATTACCATCCAGGCCGATCAGGACCAGTTAGAGCAATTATTGATCAACATTTTGCGAAACGCAGTGGATGCCTCAATGGAAACCGGCGGAAAAGTTGCGGTTGGGTGGACCAAACAGGCGGCGTATCTGGAAATTTGGGTCGAAGACACGGGCCCAGGACTTTCAAACGTCAATAATTTGTTTGTTCCGTTCTTTACCACCAAACCAGGTGGAACTGGGATCGGTCTGGTGCTCAGCCGCCAGATTGCCGAAGCTCATGGTGGCAGCTTGATTCTTGAAAACCGCGTTCCAGGTCCAGGTTGCCTGGCACGACTGCACCTGCCGCTGTAA